In Citrus sinensis cultivar Valencia sweet orange chromosome 4, DVS_A1.0, whole genome shotgun sequence, one DNA window encodes the following:
- the LOC127901893 gene encoding uncharacterized protein LOC127901893 gives MEDAVIGALTRKRSRPPTTDRDQDKDAPAAKRKNIVQQVPSLQALPPASAKVGESSRAATDPASSSPPVVPRSRLPDSRPEHLVPYLNELSKLVSKKDLEGFDGCTLGELVGAMQYSAFHLSCMATYYKAKVGRYDRKMKEDIQSATTRADVAEKKAGELNVENLKLIEQESLAQAKAITLEEELTKVKEDLQGQRAMYEAQLESLRDSHRAHVENLEREADNQYDQGLRHSYRCIMAVLGKQHPDLKMDDLAAGVAQHMDEEAAKEDAEGLEPIVIEEGNSPPRAVPADVGEASTPPDATGDTPPAPEEVQPTDAARLTDPPSF, from the coding sequence ATGGAGGACGCAGTGATTGGAGCTCTGACCAGGAAACGCTCTCGGCCTCCAACAACCGATAGGGACCAGGACAAAGATGCTCCCGCTGCGAAGCGAAAGAACATCGTGCAGCAGGTTCCTTCCTTGCAGGCTCTCCCTCCTGCCTCTGCTAAAGTCGGGGAATCCAGTAGAGCGGCCACTGATCCTGCTTCCTCTTCTCCACCTGTTGTGCCTCGGTCTCGCTTACCCGACAGTCGACCAGAACACTTGGTTCCCTATCTCAATGAGTTGTCTAAACTCGTGAGCAAGAAGGACCTGGAGGGCTTTGACGGTTGTACCCTGGGCGAGCTGGTGGGAGCCATGCAGTACAGTGCTTTCCATCTCAGCTGCATGGCCACCTACTATAAGGCCAAGGTTGGCCGTTACGacaggaagatgaaggaggacaTTCAATCGGCGACGACCAGAGCTGACGTTGCCGAGAAAAAGGCGGGTGAGCTAAACGTTGAGAACCTCAAGCTGATAGAGCAAGAGTCccttgctcaagcaaaagccattacCCTCGAGGAGGAGCTGACCAAGGTTAAGGAGGATCTCCAAGGGCAGAGGGCTATGTATgaggctcagctcgaatctctCCGCGATTCCCACCGAGCTCATGTAgagaacttggagagggaggccgacaaccagtacgaccagggacttcggCATTCGTATCGTTGTATCATGGCCGTCCTCGGGAAGCAACACCCTgatctgaagatggatgaccttgcagctggtgtTGCTCAACATATGGACGAGGAGGCGGCCAAGGAAGATGCCGAGGGGTTAGAGCCGATCGTGATTGAGGAGGGTaactctcctcctcgtgcaGTCCCTGCTGATGTTGGCGAGGCGAGCACCCCCCCGGACGCAACTGGTGATACCCCTCCCGCACCCGAGGAGGTCCAGCCAACCGATGCTGCTCGGCTCACTGATCCACCatctttttga